The DNA sequence CgtatttcctttcatttacgttcaatttctcgtatttccagtcaattcgtATTAATTACGAGCGGATGCTACGGATGTGTAATCAATTCATCATCTGACTTCTTACTCCTCGAGGGAGCATAGAGAGTCTACAAATTGTCGCCATCGAATTCGGTTTGGTGCGAGCGCCTTGACTTCCGTCCATTCTTTCTCGGCTTTCCTCGCCTCTTCGACGACTGTTCGTTTCCACGTGATTAATTCTGACTAAGGCATCGATTTACGAAGACTTGTATTTTGTTCTCGATTGTCGATGTCATTTTCCAAGTTTCGCAGCCGTAGAGCAATACTGAGatgcaattttatttgaagaatttcAGCTTCAAGTTTCTCGTTAGTTGTGTAGAATTCCAAATATTGTTTAGAGAGATGAAAGCTTGTCGCTCTTTTTGAATCCGACTCTGAACGTCCACATCAGCTCCGCCGTCCTTTGCTAAGAAACTTCCCAGCTCTCAACTTCGCCTATTCTTTCTCCTTCGATTTTCAGGTTACACGGTGCAGTTGTGTTTATGGGCATTTATTTTGTCTTCATGACGTCGAGTCTTCTATTTTATCTTAAATTCCGAAAAGATTGCTCCTAGTGATTGATAACATCCAactcaaaaaagaaaactcttGAATAACTTAGCATTGTAAACCATCAAATTTTAGTACATAGTGTGGCGACGAGAGTAGATATATCTAACACCAACCGAAGTACAgaccacattcaattgaaaactCCGCTGCAGATAagacgtaaaaaaaaacattccgtGTCCATTTTGTGCAAATTATTGTTTCAACTATGTCCAGTTCACGACGAGGCACTCCATCATCCAAATCAACCATTACATTGGTGAAAAAACCACCAAGTAAGTAAATTTAAACctgaaaaattgattcaacTCTTTATTTCTACGTTGCAAAGACGATCTAAATTTTGCAATTCTAACGGAACGAACGTCCATTTTATAaagatgcaaaaaaaaaatctgaatttgTTCTGGAAGTTTTTGTGAAGCTGTAAAAAcgtttgtttaataaaaagaattaaaaggACGAGAGTGCATAAAAGCCAAGGATCTATTTTTGAGGTGGTTACGAGTTAAATAAAGGAAAGGTCTTTGAAACTTTCAATGGCAGAAAGACCACCACGTGCAGGTCTTTGTATGTAATTCAAAGAATGCGAAGCTCATTAACGTTTATGGTCTCGTGATGATCAAGCCTTAACTTTGTATTGACGAAGTTTTAACGTTAAATTAAGGGCGAAGAAATTATCTTTTCGCTCTATTTCTCTCAACATAATTTCGTCACAAAAGTTATCAGGCTGTTTCCACctacaaaatgaagaaatcgTTTAATCTGCAACCATTTTTCTCTCGTTTACTTTGCAGTATCTAAATCCAAGCGAGCTGGAGTCATTTTCCCAGTTGTACGTTTGCGCAACAAGATGAAAGCTGGCCAATATGCGAAAAGAATTCAAGTTGGCGGTTCCGTTTACTTGGCCGGCGTGCTCGAGTACTTGACGGCCGAAGTGATGGAATTGGCCGGAAATGCCGCGCGTGACTACAAACGAAAACGAGTGATTCCACGGCACATCTTGCTGGCGGTTAAAAGTGACGCCGAATTAAGTTCGTTACTCAACGACGTAACGTTTTCACAGGGTGGCGTGTTGCCATTCATTCATACCGTGTTGCTACCCAAACGGACTCAACAAAAGAAGTCGCATGGCAGCGAGGAAATGTGATCACATATCGAAAGAAATCAAAGCATTTGTAATGCTGAAAATTTAACTAATTTTTGACACGTGCTATAACCTACCggttaataaaatttcgtaCTATAAATCATTTGTAGTTATCAATACCATGTCCTGAATATcaccgaaaagaaaaattctgagTGTGAAGagtaataaataataatacttAGTCCAGTTACAGCAAAGACGATCATCTAAGCAAAATGAGAAGATGAAGAATGTCTTCATAAATAGGACCTGGGAAAGAGTATTTCTTCTCTACAAGCAAAAAAACTGTTGTCACCCAAACTCGTGTTCTACATGATTCCTAACATCTAGGGTTTTACTGTTTCGTGTTTAGATCTTTCGGTAGTATACAACTGGTAAACAATTGAGCTATTCCAAAGAGATAATTCGTAGAACTATTAGCACCAAAAAGGTAAGTTACGCTATGGAATCTTGTAATATGGGGCACCCGCACCGACATATTCTCATCGGGTGTGTGGTTTTTAAATCTAATTTCCACACTGGAATAACATTTCGACAGCAGCGGGTAAtcttatttcacctaggtatcaaggacgtaatctattattaaaaaggaaaataccGTAATCGTAAGATAACATCTGAAGCTGAAGTTGATCATAAAGCCTATACCTATGGCAATATTCTAGTGGCGCCCTCACTTATTtagaatataattttctgtgcaccaaaaattcatatgggGCACTGAATCGTTCATATTTTGGTAGCAGCTGCCCTCGTAGGTGTTTAGTATTTCAGAAAATACCGTCATTGCATTGTAATACCGGTCATCGCTTTCTAATTTACGTTCACTGCCTTCGGTTGTTTTTAACCATTTTGTACGAAGGGTTCGGGCGAATAAAGGTAGATAATGagtaaataaatggaaatgcaAGCGAATAATAAGGAAATAATAGGCGAATACTGAGCGAATGGTCGAACGGTGCGACAAGATTTTTCCCCTCGATTTTGTGGAAACTACAGGTTCATCTCGTTTCGAAACTTTCATTATGTTTTTCGAAGAGTCGCATGAATATTGCTAAGAGTAGTGTAGTGGAAAGACAAATGAAACGAAAGAAGTCAAAGATGTCCCTTTTAAATACACTTTTTTAAAGCACGACAAATGAGTCGAATTTGCTGTTTTCTTGAACGTTAATGTCAATAAATGATGATCTCTATCTGCGTAAGATTCTCTTATAGGACATTCGccgaaaaatgtgtttttgtccaattaaatttttctatcgATACCACTTAGAGTTAATTGCGTGATATGTTAGCGCTGGTTCGACATCTCACCGCTGTGAATTTTTGCTATAACACTAATAAAAATATGGACCTAGACCTAAATCTTTTTGGGATTGACAGTACGCGACCgaatcttttttagaatttaaatttaatccccTCAGGGATTACTTGAACTTATCCCCAAATAATTAATCcctagaggaattaaattttaatctttgagGTCCTAACGTTTGACGCTTGTTTACTATGCGTTGAAAcgaaaatctcattttaatctgatcaaaatgttatttgtagtgcaataaaaaaaatctaaccCTTCCTAATTTcacttcagaaaaaaaaaataaaaaaaattttcggatATTGTGTGATGTCTGATATGAGAAGAAGCTTTTTTGTGAATCTGgaatgagaaatgtttttattaaacagattttttttttttatttacctgacgagatttgaacccGGGACCTCCTGCACTTCAGTCTACGATCTTACCACTGCTGCAATTTGTTCTTAATCCCTACGTGGCTTATTGTGAACCgttgtttcaaagaaactaatttctcgtgggattaaaattgtgattaaaatgcaaattgccAGATGGCAAGATCGTCACTTTAAACCTcgatattttttcatgattttcatttttatattcttctgTAGTTTCCTTACCATTCTTTATAAGTATTTaaccatttaaattcaaaaatgtctgtTTTCCCATAGTAATGTGAAATTGTTCGCTGCTAAAATTGGCCTTACTGCCATTTTTAATCTAGAATTTCTCTATACTATCTTTAACCATATCCTAATTAACTGGTAGTATCTTTACAAACcgacttaaaatttctattctgAGCCTGGTATTGTAAGGCAGAATAAACCATCggttgaaacattttaacaccaaataAATGTccgtttcaattaatttttctcacatAACCATATCTTGTTCGTAAATCGTCTTCGAACTAAATTAACACAAAAGTGTGATTTCAAGACGATTAAATTATGGACGGAAAATTCTAAGCATCATTCAATCCTCAATATTATTGTATAGTCCTACTTTTAATCCCTGaaagaattacattttttcaatttctggcgaagattaaaaatctaatcccgaaagaattactttttgaaagtAATCCCCTCGGACCTAAAAATTGTAAtcccatatttttatctgtgaaaAGTTCCAAGTATCCCAGAAGTTGACAAGCTCACTAAGTGATCCATAGAAAGACTGCGAAGATATACAAGATTTCGTATGTAAcattcaatgaaagtaaatagataggtatggccaaacgttcaaatttgttctagccggagcacatacggatttgcatggcgccacctcaaacgaactcatttctagtgcaaatttccactagaaatgagttcctTTGAGGTGgtgccatgcaaatccgtatgtgctccgacttgtataaactggccatacctacttatctactttcattggtaaCATTAACCGATACTTTCCACAAATTTGGGGGACTTTTCACAAATGAGTTGTATGCAGCCCTCGAAGGATCAAACAGGAACGTCTTATGGTTCTATGAATCTACAGAATATTACTAGTCCTGGATTCGATTAAATATCCGATTATAGTCTCTTGTAGTAGGCTTGTGATGTAGGTCGGGCCTTTTTCGGGTAAATTCTAACGTGTTGAGGATCCCAAAAATATGTCATTTTTAGATAGATTTGGGTGGAGGAGAGGCCCTGAAAAAGGCTTCACGATTTAATTGATGACTGCGTAGCACAAAGCACGTGACCTGAGTACATCGATCAGAAATGATTGACCCAAAAATCTAAGGTGAGCACACCACTCTCTCTATCTATCTCTCTCAGTACCAGTAGTCGGGCACCCtttgttctttcattgatgCACGTTTCGCacgtttattcattttttttttaatgtgacTGAAATCATTGGAGAGACTTTCGTTGtttttattctattttttattaaactttCATCAGTTCAAAATTATAATGAGTTAATTGTATGATTACTGCTTGCCGAATGAATGCAATTTTAAACGACAGACAAATTAAcagtaaaagaaaaacgtttccgttcattaattaatttaaattctaaataatTAGAGCATATACTCTTCTAATAAATACAAGTTACATACAAGCTATATTTACGAAGGAAAATcatttgcattttcatttcaacttttctttttacataaaattcagTTCCACagacaagaaaaataaatttctaattaaattGATCTTGATTTCGAATCAATCATCGGCATCGGATGGTCGTTCAGAACTCCCTCTCTGTTCGGTCAGTCGAACAGTTCGTATTTCTGGGAACTTTTGTGGGTTCATGCCATTGCGCGTGTTTGCATTcgattaaaattatattttcgggACGCgccaatcaaaatatttttgttttagtaaTTACGGGAGCCTTAGAACTACTACTGAAAGTACATTGAAAACATACCAGATTGCTAGCGGGATCAAAAACTATTTCTTTCTATATTAGCCCACATATCGTACGcatgcacacacacacactcacacTGTATCTATACATTCAGTCCAATATCATTTTTGGCATTATCATCGGAGCTGATTTTCTCCACATTAACATCGTCAAAACACTCGTCGGATATCTGTAGGGGCTGTGTCGTCGGTTCAGTCGATGGAGCTATGCTAGGTAAATCGATTTGTACTTCCATTGATGGCGACGGTGCTGCTATGGGAGATGACGACAGACTCGATGATGACATACTGTTGTTGGTACTAAATTTCGATGGGTAGAATTTCGGTGTAGTACGACCTTCGGCTGAATCGGGACTAGGACACATTAGCGACGGTGATCGACAAATAGGCGAAGATCTAAAATTGATATATGAAAAGGAAGTGTTAGCTGGTGCAGCTCTGGTTTGGGAAGTAAATTTTAAGCAGACTGCGTACCGATCGGTAAAAactttcttgaatggtggcggTGAGTAGCTATTCGAATAATTGTCATCCAATTCGAATTTCCTTTTCACCGGCCCGAGAGAGCTAGGACGCATTGCTATCGGTGACATTGAACGACGGGTGGCGAATGTTCGTCGAGTGGGTGACGGCGATAGACCGAATGGCGGCAAACGAATTGCATTACGATTGCTTGTAGATCTGAAATAGAAGaaggaaaaactcaaaaatttggaacTGTTGATCTTGACTTGATTTCAATCAGGTTTTATCAAGTCAGGCTCTGGCCAACCTAAAAATTTCTACCCAACCGACCTGAAATTACCAgatctaaaataaaaatttcgagttCAGGGTCATTAAGGTTCAACATCGGGGTTCGCATATCAAGTTTAGGTCAGGCCCTGACCTATTCCGAGCATTAACAGAGTGAATAATTTCAAAGTAAATGTGTACACTTACGTAGGCGACGGGCTGGACGAACCAATGCCTCCGGTTAATGGTAAATTCACATGCAAAGTATTAGTGAGCGAATTAGACAGCTCGGGATCACTTTTTATTGACCAGCTGTCCGTATCATCCAGTAATAGGGACTCACAGCTTTGTGATATCTGTAAAGCAGAGTGCAACTCATTTTCGTGTGTCACTTCACGTGTATTAATATCGGCAGATTCTTCTTGTCTCAGCTGGGATACACGATGAATCAATCGTGGACCGGCCAGACCACTATAACTTGCTGAATAGCGACGCGTTCTCGAAAATATGCTTAATGTGGCTGGTAGTGGACTGGCATCCCTGGAAGAAGTGgtaatgatttttatttaaataattaggTTCAACTATGTCATGTCATGTCTGTTGTCAGTAGCGgggacaaaaataaaagttgatCTCTGACTATATGTCCTTTTACATGGCAAGTTTCAACCAGCTCttatgaagtgaaagattttgttCAGAACGTTCTGATAAAACTGACGGAGACGGATGCTTTCCGTATTCATATTAAATCTTGAGTATGGTTATCGAGAATCAAGATGGTAAATTTGATGCTATTCCGAAGTCGGAGTCggaattttttgaagaattttgatTTCCGAATAATCGGACCCTAACCAAAGACTGTCTCTCAATACTTCATTGTCGGaagaatcattttcattacagAATTCTCAATAGATCAGAATAGTTTTTCACAGTTCCTCAGGAACTCGCAATCTCAAGAAGTGGTAATTCAACACAAATCTTTATTGTCAAACGAAGAACACCGAAAAGAACATTTCTTCGGTATACATTGCATAGGAAGCAATATTATCATGTCTATGTTCTTCTaaattcagaatttaattAGTCATTGAAAGGACATGGACTTTGGTTCGATGAACTCATGACTTGTGTTCtattcgaaattcgaaaaacgtAGTTCGCAATACAGTTTtgcaacaaaattgaaagaaaaaggCGAAACTTTAATGTAAATTCAATCCGGTCAGTCCatttacatacaaaattactAATAGAAACAAACATGGACATATAAAGTCAAAAAgatcacaacaaaaaataattttctacatttttgaaGTCTTACCGAGCCACAGGAGAATTGGTTGATTGATTGGAAGTTGAAGTCATCGTAAATTGCCTATTTTCTACAGTTCAGTCAGCAAATTAAACAATTAGTCTTTTCTCATGATTTACACATCTAAACCAAATAATAGCCAAggaaaatttacgaatttcGGTCGGAAAAACCATATGCAGACAAGAACGTCAATATTTAATCCTTGGCCGACTATCaaatacatacaaaaaaaaatcacttctcTGTTGCAAATGGAAGTCTGACTTTAAAACACGTATTTTCAAGCAATAAATTCACAGTTCAGATGCACTATACAGTTTCGAATCGGTTCGAATCGATTTCAGCACAGTcttctttgtttaaatttaattgaaattcgtaatttttcatcgatttattgatcagattttacgatttttaacATGACAATATCGAGAGGGTCGATTGggaaaattgacaaatgtTTGGTTAAAAATACGCTCAATGTAAACGAAAAAATGGCCAGATCATTATACGAAAGTGTCAAGTTTGAAATTCAGTAGTGGCGCGTATGGATGAACCGCTCACAGATGGATATAATGTTCGCATCTTCTAGAGATTTTCTTACGTTTTCTCAgtattttgtttcattataATTTTGGAAAGGCAAGTACGAGATTAAGTATATGGCGTAAGGACCTTGTCCAAGTTATAACGTCACAGTGCACGGAGAAAGGCCTTAGGTGAAATGAAACTTTGATTGATTGTCGTCCATAGTCATGTCATAGTAGAATTGATAAGGGAGCATTTAATACCGAAtgagatttaaattttacaaaaatgaaaatcttaaagaGCCCATTCGGCTCTTCGCCCGACTCAGATAAAAGACACTTTGGGAATCCACCGAATTCctagtatggccagtccgaCACGAAAAATGCCAAGGCCGCAGTTCTTGCACTAAATGGACCAAAGAAGTTATGAAGACTGATAGGTGCTGGGTACTTCCGTACATATAACTTCCTTTATATGGACAATTAATTAagtccatttaatccatttaagtCCAAGAAGTGAGGGAAGCATACAGCATACCACCAATTACATATTAAATCGGTTAGTTAgtggcgtggggtaatttggcacactgtgctaaaacaacgcatttttcaactacgtaaaaggtgaactcgcatacgatttttcgataccaaaattttgtaaaaggtgtcatcacggcagagtaaaataaaccaggcaggagcggttcattttgaacactgacataaattgaaaaattttattcgcaaaaaatgttgggctactagattattcaggtcgctagtcaaatcagcgctcctgcctggttaactttattCTGTCAAGGTGTCATTAAGTCGttgacatggctaaaaagcatttgcagcaataaacttgcgtggcccagttcaccttttacgtactttaaaagtgcgttcttttggcatcgtgtgccagattccccgataccTAGTTAGTTTCgattaattgataaaaatggttttacttcCGTAACTTTAACATtcgttttgctatataagtcAGCATTAGAAAGATTTCATCGCTTTTTTGTCATCACTGTCGGTATCGGTAACAAATGATATATTTAAAGCCTTTGGTATTTGTTAACTTTCTTAGACCTAGCATATTCAAACCGCTGAGACCTGAGACAAGGCAAACTGaattcaatcatttttccTTTATAAATTAAGAGGTCATTGGTGCATGATCCTTGCACTTGCACTTATGCACTTGTTGAACCACTGTCAACACTGCATAGTACATAAGGCTACTCAAAACACACTCATAGAGTCCAATTTCTGTCCTTTTTCTTAATTTAGATACAACGAAGCTTGATTGCATTGaactttaatttgaaatttcttatgCGTTGTTATGCCGCCAGTTAATCTTGATGCGTTACTTATCGCAATTTCTCTcaccataataataataagttTGTGGTGGACGATTAAAGTAAAATTGGTGGTTTCTGCATTGAAACTTATAtcgacaatttatttttaaatttgtctttatctTATAACAGCACCTGTTTTAGAGCAATCATTTCACTATCATTCTTATCAATACACATATAACAACAGCAGTACAGCTGTGCATCTGAATTATACTATAGTCATGTAACCGATTAAGTTCAGTGTTCGTTTAGTTTGCGAAGTGTTAGCTGTCTAGATAGTCGATTATAGTCCAAGTGACTCTATCCggttaaaaggtttttttcgCGACTATGGCAGCAACATCAGGAGATGATTTTTTCGATGTTATAATTTCCGTGGTAATTAGCCTTCTGGCATGGCCCGTCACTTACTTCGTAGACCAGACCGTAATAAATTTAGACGAAGATGTGAGTAGATATTAgctgtaatttttttaataagtgAGAAAGGACATAACTATACACAAAAGCAATATTTTTCTCCTTGTGAGGAAAAGTCAAGTTTAAGGATATAATGATCCTTTGTTCCTTCTCCCATTCATAATGTAAATCATGTAAGGCAGCATGATGTTGCATTTAAACCGAAAAATATTACATATCTGTCTAAGTGAAGGTTTAAGTGGTAacaacgataaaaataaacgattagCTATGGTCGGTGTTTTCTTATGTATAGGAGAGCTACTGAAGtcacagatttaatgattttattacTTAAGACTAAGATGACATGGAGTGGATCTCCTCCGAAAAAACCACGATGTATAGCGTAATCCGAATATGGTGTTTATATAAAAGTTTTTGTCTGCTACCTGAAGCTCTTATCTCCGaaatttttaaagtaaatCAAGTGTGGAGGTGATGTCaaatataaccgaatcagatgcgCGTTTCCACGATAGTttgatacaaacgccatcacCTCTACACAAAAATACCTTGAAAATGTCATCGTATTATATTAATTTATGTAATTAGTCATTTGAAATGGACCTGGTTGGCAGCACTGAGGTGTGTTTTGATAAATCTATCTCAGTGCTGT is a window from the Bradysia coprophila strain Holo2 unplaced genomic scaffold, BU_Bcop_v1 contig_94, whole genome shotgun sequence genome containing:
- the LOC119085448 gene encoding histone H2A, sperm-like, whose protein sequence is MSSSRRGTPSSKSTITLVKKPPISKSKRAGVIFPVVRLRNKMKAGQYAKRIQVGGSVYLAGVLEYLTAEVMELAGNAARDYKRKRVIPRHILLAVKSDAELSSLLNDVTFSQGGVLPFIHTVLLPKRTQQKKSHGSEEM
- the LOC119085436 gene encoding protein FAM122A, which translates into the protein MTSTSNQSTNSPVARDASPLPATLSIFSRTRRYSASYSGLAGPRLIHRVSQLRQEESADINTREVTHENELHSALQISQSCESLLLDDTDSWSIKSDPELSNSLTNTLHVNLPLTGGIGSSSPSPTSTSNRNAIRLPPFGLSPSPTRRTFATRRSMSPIAMRPSSLGPVKRKFELDDNYSNSYSPPPFKKVFTDRSSPICRSPSLMCPSPDSAEGRTTPKFYPSKFSTNNSMSSSSLSSSPIAAPSPSMEVQIDLPSIAPSTEPTTQPLQISDECFDDVNVEKISSDDNAKNDIGLNV